The Thermonema lapsum genome window below encodes:
- a CDS encoding NUDIX hydrolase, with amino-acid sequence MHYQSPQPPPGQLKEQLWQALRAPLPGWRAHIGMAPPQRFPDKEPRDLPPPPGARLGAVLLLLYPKQAVWHIPFIVRQKYPGVHSGQIAFPGGKVDDTDADYVDTALRETAEEIGVTLSPPQVVGSLSPLYIPPSNFMVYPQVAVIDYAPVFEPEPTEVAATLEIPLHEFERCRDVHVRLWKDQEYHIPCFRVGEHIIWGATAMILNEFLQVWRQIVSSGA; translated from the coding sequence ATGCATTACCAGTCCCCACAACCGCCCCCCGGACAGCTAAAAGAGCAATTGTGGCAGGCACTGCGCGCCCCGCTCCCGGGGTGGCGTGCTCATATAGGCATGGCACCGCCGCAGCGTTTCCCCGACAAGGAACCCCGCGACTTGCCTCCGCCACCCGGTGCTCGCCTTGGCGCAGTGCTATTGCTGTTGTATCCTAAACAGGCTGTTTGGCACATACCTTTCATCGTGCGCCAGAAATATCCCGGCGTCCACAGTGGGCAAATAGCCTTTCCCGGCGGCAAAGTAGATGACACCGACGCCGACTATGTGGATACTGCCTTGCGCGAAACAGCCGAAGAAATAGGAGTAACGCTAAGCCCGCCACAGGTCGTCGGAAGCCTGAGTCCTTTGTATATTCCACCCAGCAACTTTATGGTGTATCCACAGGTGGCAGTCATAGACTATGCCCCTGTTTTTGAGCCAGAACCTACCGAAGTAGCCGCTACACTCGAAATCCCGTTGCATGAGTTTGAGCGCTGCCGTGACGTGCATGTACGTCTTTGGAAAGACCAAGAATATCACATCCCTTGTTTTCGTGTGGGAGAGCACATCATATGGGGAGCCACAGCCATGATACTGAATGAGTTCTTGCAGGTATGGAGGCAAATTGTTTCTTCTGGTGCCTAA